One region of Drosophila subobscura isolate 14011-0131.10 chromosome J, UCBerk_Dsub_1.0, whole genome shotgun sequence genomic DNA includes:
- the LOC117893912 gene encoding uncharacterized protein LOC117893912, with translation MNEADNYNIITDPALVKNRIFVGNLPVCTREELASICIPYGQVLGSVVQKNFGFVQLESEEVANKCATALNKSTFKTKILRVRNANNRGPKGVNANGNPKNTQMPHVPVTVQGGIVMSAAAAAAGEPVINDCEIIVVNRDNTKYAEYIEHRLRSMGMRVDVLFPNAEVMLGKVLANISSRGCLYAVLVTPQHESLNSITVNILYGVPAEHRNMPLEDAVTLIATDFRLKAQRDAVNTTSIPAARPHHQRRHPDQMQQLIDMLADNRPLTALQYECIIKYVEVERQEQLKREVGEVNAAVKLQEPDPDIEAQKKILSIMNRPAVTETDVELMYPNLEAVKEDKRLMELLRDERVMAAMETIFKSDTLLDAVAEFL, from the exons atgaatgaagCCGATAACTATAATATAATAACAGATCCAGCTTTAGTGAAAAATCGTATATTTGTCGGAAATCTGCCGGTATGCACGCGAGAGGAGCTGGCCAGCATATGCATTCCCTACGGCCAAGTCCTGGGATCGGTGGTACAGAAAAATTTTGGATTCGTGCAGTTGGAGTCAGAGGAGGTGGCCAACAAATGTGCGACAGCCCTGAACAAGTCCACATTCAAGACAAAAATATTAAGAGTACGCAACGCGAACAACAGAGGCCCAAAGGGGGTGAATGCAAACGGAAATCCAAAAAACACCCAGATGCCCCATGTTCCTGTGACAGTTCAAGGAGGCATTGTGATGTccgcagcggctgcagcagccggagaGCCAGTCATAAATGATTGCGAGATCATAGTGGTAAATCGGGATAATAC AAAATATGCGGAATACATTGAGCACCGGCTGAGGAGTATGGGTATGCGAGTGGATGTTCTGTTTCCCAATGCGGAAGTCATGTTGGGCAAGGTGTTGGCCAACATTTCCTCTCGTGGCTGCCTTTACGCTGTGCTAGTAACGCCCCAGCACGAATCTCTCAATAGCATAACAGTTAACATATTGTATGGAGTCCCTGCGGAGCATCGCAACATGCCGCTCGAGGATGCCGTCACCCTAATCGCCACAGACTTTAGGCTGAAGGCTCAGCGTGATGCAGTAAACACGACATCTATTCCAGCTGCGAGGCCCCACCACCAAAGACGACATCCTGACCAGATGCAGCAACTGATCGACATGCTTGCAGACAATCGGCCGCTGACGGCCTTGCAATACGAATGCATAATCAAATATGTCGAAGTCGAGCGCCAGGAACAGCTGAAGAGGGAGGTGGGCGAGGTCAACGCCGCTGTCAAGCTTCAGGAGCCCGATCCAGATATTGAGGCGCAGAAGAAAATTCTTAGTATTATGAACAGACCTGCGGTGACCGAAACGGACGTTGAGCTAATGTATCCCAACCTGGAGGCCGTTAAGGAGGACAAACGGCTCATGGAGCTTCTGCGGGACGAGCGTGTAATGGCAGCAATGGAGACTATTTTCAAGAGCGACACTTTATTAGACGCTGTAGCCGAATTTCTATAA
- the LOC117893918 gene encoding 39S ribosomal protein L50, mitochondrial: protein MAAYLRKGQNLVGTLHKCYATGARVKKSEPVKGKTLAAVGESIAAKGFLRPHKPYAPPSNVAERVRSVAVSLQLTSDNRRLDNLSEKFAFLSACFQELQHGVPNSQAHELITVADVIAFYQTPVDTTSPLDALKRTDLPENLHIQYEYLRFNPDTDTKFNGKTAFPKSSTLVTGLKYRGKYQGHEAKRSWP, encoded by the exons ATGGCTGCATATTTACGTAAAGGCCAAAAT CTTGTGGGGACTCTGCACAAATGTTACGCCACGGGGGCCAGGGTGAAAAAATCGGAGCCCGTCAAAGGCAAGACACTGGCAGCTGTTGGTGAATCAATTGCCGCAAAGGG GTTTCTGCGGCCTCACAAGCCCTATGCTCCCCCTAGCAATGTAGCGGAACGTGTGCGCTCTGTGGCCGTTTCGCTGCAGTTGACCAGTGACAACCGAAGGCTGGACAATCTGTCCGAGAAGTTTGCATTTCTATCAGCATGCTTTCAAGAACTGCAGCACGGAGTTCCAAACTCCCAGGCGCATGAACTCATCACCGTTGCCGATGTGATTGCATTTTACCAGACTCCTGTGGATACGACTTCGCCTTTGGATGCTCTCAAGCGCACAGACCTTCCAGAGAATTTGCACATacagtacgagtatttgcgtTTCAATCCGGACACCGATACAAAATTCAATGGAAAGACAGCGTTCCCGAAGAGCTCCACGCTGGTAACGGGTCTAAAGTATCGTGGAAAGTACCAGGGGCATGAAGCCAAGCGGTCTTGGCCTTAG
- the LOC117893919 gene encoding 60S ribosomal protein L18 encodes MGIDINHKYDRKVRRTEPKSQDVYLRLLVKLYRFLQRRTNKKFNRIILKRLFMSKINRPPLSLQRIARFFKAANQPESTVVVVGTVTDDARLLVVPKLTLCALHVTQTARERILKAGGEVLTFDQLALKSPTGKNTLLLQGKRTARTACKHFGKAPGVPGSHTRPYVRSKGRKFERARGRRSSCGYKK; translated from the exons ATG GGTATTGATATCAACCACAAATACGATCGCAAGGTTCGCAGAACCGAGCCGAAATCCCAGGATGTTTACCTGCGATTGCTCGTCAAG CTGTACCGCTTCCTCCAGCGCCGTACGAACAAGAAGTTCAACCGCATCATCCTGAAGCGTTTGTTTATGAGCAAGATCAATCGGCCACCACTATCTCTGCAGCGCATCGCTCGCTTCTTCAAGGCAGCAAACCAGCCAGAGtccactgttgttgttgtgggcaCAGTAACCGACGATGCCCGTCTGTTGGTGGTTCCCAAGCTGACGCTGTGCGCCCTGCACGTTACCCAGACGGCTAGGGAGCGCATCCTGAAGGCTGGCGGCGAGGTCCTCACCTTCGACCAGTTGGCCCTGAAGTCGCCCACCGGCAAGAACAccttgctgctgcagggcaagCGCACAGCTCGCACCGCCTGCAAGCACTTCGGCAAGGCTCCTGGTGTTCCCGGCTCGCACACGCGGCCCTATGTCCGCTCCAAGGGACGCAAGTTCGAGCGTGCTCGTGGTCGTCGTTCCAGCTGCGGTTACAAGAAGTAA
- the LOC117893911 gene encoding LOW QUALITY PROTEIN: folliculin (The sequence of the model RefSeq protein was modified relative to this genomic sequence to represent the inferred CDS: deleted 2 bases in 1 codon), with amino-acid sequence MNAVIALCHFCEAHGPCAIFCTQTLRDTKIEDLPLESRISQSQKTCSACNYSMGRNNSGIYSKDTESGATFVSTRVAVLTEVATLVKQAAVLSLSNGIDSNKDGEFVFFGDSTRGHILSHKFRVGDMQARGYFQLYSIIVLMKDKYFLLNTKPFLAEHLKKVSSELQAGANKTKEAEERRQSERQRRLSGVPFLMHSSRSLLELTGEENVFAQLHSHFSWLLLAGSRFLTEHVTFGNLPWLPHQSSGRPPAQRLTYNSSTLPMIQKYEESIDDPDQEEFFSLRHIKKVVRKDEFATVCYCALTGVKIIVRGAPERTFRFMVCLKKLLPEPMHNLMRIDAQHQHSISSEYKIISVSNDIAVPIASASVFRIDFLDKHVNGHEVSVKWPGELPRKLPDLMVKLLKAVEEKNFTELVLNKQTKVLIEEWKNKATCLNHAKSTSVQVKLKKVLGVQPQDQPLINYWSTHLH; translated from the exons ATGAACGCCGTTATTGCGCTCTGCCACTTCTGCGAGGCTCACGGACCCTGCGCAATTTTCTGCACCCAGACGCTGAGGGACACAAAGATTGAGGATCTGCCGCTCGAGAGCAGAATC TCGCAATCGCAGAAGACATGCTCCGCCTGCAATTACTCAATGGGACGTAACAACAGTGGGATATACAGCAAGGACACAGAGAGCGGGGCCACATTTGTGAGCACGCGAGTGGCCGTGCTGACGGAGGTGGCCACCTTGGTGAAACAAGCGGCGGTGCTGAGCCTCAGCAATGGGATAGACTCCAACAAGGATGGAGAGTTTGTGTTCTTTGGCGACTCGACGCGAGGCCACATTCTTAGCCACAAGTTCCGAGTGGGTGATATGCAGGCGCGGGGCTACTTTCAGCTCTACTCGATCATAGTCCTCATGAAGGACAAGTATTTCCTGCTGAACACGAAGCCGTTTCTGGCCGAGCACCTAAAGAAGGTCTCGTCCGAACTGCAGGCGGgtgcaaacaaaaccaagGAGGCCGAGGAGAGGCGTCAGAGCGAGCGACAGAGACGACTTTCCGGAGTACCGTTTTTGATGCATTCGTCTCGCTCCCTGCTGGAACTCACGGGCGAGGAGAACGTATTTGCCCAGCTGCACTCGCACTTTTCCTGGCTCCTGCTGGCCGGCTCCCGTTTCCTCACCGAGCATGTCACCTTCGGAAATCTCCCTTGGCTGCCGCATCAAAGCAGCGGTCGGCCGCCCGCCCAGCGCCTTACCTACAACAGCTCCACCCTGCCCATGATACAGAAATACGAAGAGAGCATTGACGACCCCGACCAGGAGGAGTTCTTCTCGCTGCGCCACATCAAGAAGGTGGTCCGCAAGGATGAGTTCGCAACAGTGTGCTATTGCGCTCTGACGGGCGTGAAAATCATAGTCCGCGGCGCACCCGAGCGCACGTTCCGCTTCATGGTGTGCTTGAAGAAGCTTCTGCCCGAGCCGATGCACAATCTCATGCGCATCGATGCACAACACCAGCACTCCATCAGCTCCGAGTACAAGATTATATCGGTGTCCAACGACATTGCCGTGCCCATAGCCAGCGCCTCCGTGTTTCGCATTGATTTTCTGGACAAACATGTCAACGGACACGAAGTATCCGTCAAGTGGCCGGGAGAGTTACCCAGAAAAC TTCCCGATCTCATGGTCAAGCTGCTGAAGGCGGTGGAGGAGAAGAACTTCACAGAACTGGTGCTCAACAAACAGACAAAGGTGCTCATCGAGGAGTGGAAAAA CAAAGCCACCTGCCTGAATCACGCCAAGTCCACCAGTGTGCAGGTCAAACTGAAGAAGGTGTTAGGAGTCCAACCACAGGACCAGCCTCTGATCAACTATTGGAGCACTCACTTGCACTAG
- the LOC117893202 gene encoding uncharacterized protein LOC117893202, protein MIWVILYGCLLPLAGAVYDVLVPTGTHNLTDYLQTRQKRHQMIYRNGGTIRLVVGPVMATQLEDPVTWRGLLYFWTLHFGGYTLPSEPLYPWDKWESIYARSLQEQARRLDASHEDDTRLFVYDVLEKYMDQESGSVGLGRQCLLRGICQNAQIHRHVGIMAELLNILLTPGKALLDFSYTEAHSAGLAGSHCLEQFAECPRGKSVLDAFAVDVDY, encoded by the exons atgatttgGGTGATTCTTTATGGCTGCTTACTTCCCCTGGCTGGCGCCGTCTACGACGTTCTGGTGCCTACGGGCACCCACAATCTTACGGACTACCTCCAAACCCGACAGAAACGCCATCAGATGATCTACAGGAACGGCGGAACCATACGTCTGGTAGTCGGACCCGTGATGGCCACTCAACTGGAGGACCCGGTCACCTGGCGTGGCTTGCTCTACTTCTGGACGCTGCACTTTGGCGGATATACGTTGCCCTCAGAACCGCTCTATCCCTGGGATAAATGGGAGTCGATCTATGCGCGatcgctgcaggagcaggcccGACGGTTGGATGCCTCTCACGAGGACGATACCCGGCTGTTTGTATACGATGTATTAGAGAAGTACATGGACCAGGAAAGTGGCTCGGTGGGTCTGGGTCGTCAGTGCTTGTTGCGTGGCATCTGCCAAAATGCCCAGATCCATCGACATGTGGGAATCATGGCTGAGCTCCTAAACATATTACTTAC ACCCGGTAAGGCGCTCTTAGATTTTTCCTATACGGAGGCACATTCTGCGGGACTAGCGGGCAGCCACTGCTTGGAGCAGTTCGCAGAGTGTCCACGAGGAAAGAGTGTCTTGGATGCTTTTGCAGTGGATGTGGATTATTGA
- the LOC117893802 gene encoding uncharacterized protein LOC117893802, with translation MCRLGVLLTGLFLIARPALGLTTTYRNVTEFLGHRQKRYLIYQNSGSMKFSIGPSLPIPLEDHVTFRSCVLSFTLQGGTYSLPTSPIWPWDKWEGTFARSLTQMRRNIERLAASGDIRYADDARLLVYTALEDYMSRRNEDVVVGRQCLLRSICENAQIHHHIGVFSEILNIVLSPGKADLDKSYHDAYSAGKAGADCLALYSSCPRGANFLDNLLIVEHD, from the exons ATGTGCCGACTGGGTGTGCTTCTTACGGGTCTGTTCTTGATTGCTCGGCCGGCCCTTGGCCTTACCACCACCTACCGTAATGTCACCGAGTTCCTTGGGCACCGCCAGAAACGTTATCTGATCTATCAGAACAGCGGATCGATGAAGTTTAGCATCGGACCATCCCTGCCAATACCCTTGGAGGATCATGTCACGTTTCGCTCCTGTGTACTGTCCTTCACGCTCCAGGGAGGAACCTATTCGCTCCCCACCTCTCCCATCTGGCCCTGGGACAAGTGGGAGGGAACTTTCGCCCGATCCCTGACACAGATGAGGCGAAACATCGAGAGGCTGGCCGCCAGTGGAGACATACGGTATGCAGACGATGCCAGACTGCTGGTCTATACCGCTCTGGAGGATTACATGAGCAGACGGAATGAGGACGTGGTCGTGGGGAGACAATGCCTGCTTCGCTCCATATGCGAAAATGCTCAAATCCACCACCACATTGGGGTGTTCTCTGAAATCTTGAACATTGTCCTGAG TCCTGGCAAGGCGGATCTGGATAAATCGTACCACGATGCCTATAGCGCCGGCAAGGCAGGCGCCGATTGCCTCGCTCTCTATAGTTCCTGCCCACGCGGCGCCAACTTTCTGGACAATCTACTGATTGTGGAGCATGATTGA